One Xyrauchen texanus isolate HMW12.3.18 chromosome 26, RBS_HiC_50CHRs, whole genome shotgun sequence genomic window, GATTGGTCAGTAATGCTTTGTCTTGTTcctttgtgagtgtatgtgagcaCCTGTATCTGAGACAGCAGTTCCTCCTGTCTGCGTAAATTCTGCTGGACATGTTGTGTGTGAGCACCATAGCGTGTGTCCAGCTCGCCGGATGTCAAGGCCTCCTCATTAATGGCTCCATCTTGCGCCAGTGCAGTAAGGAACTTTGTTGTCATGTCAAAGGTCACTGACTTAATCTCTCCCTCCAGAACATCCCTTTCCCTCTTCACCTCATCCAGCTGTGCCAGCTGAGCTCTCAGCACATTCACAACCTGCCAAGTAGAAGACAACCACAGAATTATTgactgcatgtgtgcgtgtggttTCTTACCTAGCTGTACTTTGAGGAATTTGCTAAATCTAACAAAACCACCTTTGGGGATGTCCTAAAAAGGAAAGGGTGTTCATAAAtgaagtaaattatttttatattctaaagatgcaaaatattttctttttgggCTAGCATTAGGGTTCGGTCAAGGTTAGGCTGCAgcaattataattagctttacttaaaaacaatagaagtctacaGTATGTTTTCAATTGGATAGCTTGgttaatgtgtgtgcgtgtgtcttaCCTCACTACCCTGCAAAGTCTTGGCAGGGTTGGCTGATGGTATGGCAGAACTGAGCTCATTCTCTGGCTTGCAGAGCAAAACAATCATCTCACAATGTGAATTGTAACGCTCTTTTACCACCTGATCAGCCTGCACTGCCTTGTCCAGTATACTGCGAAAATTATTTCCCTCTGCACACACAAGAAATGAAAGAAAGATTAAACACACAGCGCAAAATGATCCTCATGCTTATTTAGTATCATCATTTGattgtaaaatatgtaaatgcacaaaataaacagagagggggggggggtagTGAGTGTCTGTACCTGCTCTGAGGGATTTATAGAGATCTCCAGATGGAGTTCTGGCCCAGCGCTGGTTGAATTTGGCTCTGAGTTCATTGTCTGTCGTTTCCTCATCATTTAATATCTTTAAAGACTGTAAcaccaacacaaaatatttttgataatgaTACGGATTCCAATGAAGTGCTAAATTGCAAATCTAGGAtggtttattttttccatttaaacctAGAAATAAATGAAAGATTTAGAATTTTTAGGATTTTGACAAAACATTACAGAACATTATGATGTGATATAAAGAAGAGAAAAATTAAGATTCTAAACAGTTTCTAGGTTACTAAACAAACGTAAGGAAATTTGTGATGTTGACCGTGTATAAAGCCTAGTAAAAAGGTCAAATTTCCATGCTTCCATTAAATCGCACATGATGTTCTTTGGAATCATGGGTCATCAAGTTTTCTgtagtccatgccagctcaagtgcatgcagTCATTAAAGCAagaaaaatgcaacattttaaaaacttcTGTACtacattagaaaaatgcaaattagaaacatttttactagtgatctcagacttttggactcaACTGTACAGAAGTGCACTAAACAGGCTGTGAATGCATGCATCACCTCATCCAGGATCTCACGGTTTCTCTGAAGTAGTTCCGGCAGATCTTTAATCAGCTGTTCGATGCTCTGCAGGCCGCCCTGCTGTATGACAGCACGGCTCTTCTCCAGGATGGACTGAGGGACGGAGTCTCCTGACAGATCCTCCAGCGCGGCGGGGAGGTTCAGAGATGCCAGTACCCTAAACAATCAGCAACATTGACCAATTACAACAAATTTACAACAAATAATCCAAACATAATTAActcatcaaaaatgtaatttcattaatTTGATAAGGATTTGTATGCAAAAGTTTGAGCACACCTGAGGAAACAATATGTTGTGTTGATTTTCTAAGTGAAAAGATCTCTGAAAATCTCTCGGTAGATATCAAACAGGCTGTGCATGTAAAGAATATTTCTGAACTTTGTAAGGTAGATTGGGGCAAATTCTTAAAGCAAGAATAAAAGTTAGTTGGCCAAGATTTATGCCAAAGATGGTGATAAATTGTACTGACAGATAGGGTGATTGGATCGGTTaaattcagtaaataaataataacatgcaaaagaatttgcagaaaagttaagttgaaatttttttattctgtcattatttacagacTTATGTCGCCACAAACCCAAATTACTAAATGGAACACAAATTCTTCACAGGGTTTATTAAATGAAGTTTGGCTACGAAGTACAATGAGAACCAATGTGGTTTTATGTTATTGACGTAGCCGCCATATAACATTGAAGCACTTTAAATTTCAGTTAAATCGCACAAAGTGGTTGTATCACTTCAGGAGTCTGAATATTGCACATGAGCCCTATcgattacttttactgtggttttgtgGTCATTTTGTCCTTTTTCTAGCTTAACAGACTGGAGTCACTATTCACtgaagagtatataaaaaataaaacctgtaAAGACTTTTTTCTAtttactttttgtgttccatggaagaaagtcataagggtttgaagTGTTATTAGaccaagtaaataatgacagattatcataaaaaaaatattaaaaaaatccttttgtgttccacagaagtcataAGGGTTTAGAGCAAcatcagggtaagtaaataatgacagaattttttttttggggtgaaccatgCCTTTAAGTTTGTTCGTTGCAGAGGTTTTGTTGACTTGTTTTACTTAGAAAACCAACTAAAAATATCATCTTGTCAGGAGAGCACATCATTTTGAATACAACTGTAGGTCTGACAGTAGTTCATTCAAACACATTCAAATGAAAAGGAGTAGAACGTTTTCTTTGTAGATGTAGTTCTCCATGTAGTCGATTTTAACTGAAACGTATGAAAGAGTGTACACGCATGCAAGAATATACACAGACACTGACCCATTGCAGAGATTTGTTGCTTCTCTCAGGCTGCCTACAAGTCTGTTTACTGTGTCAGCCTTCTTGGAATTGGCTGCACTCACTGACTGCTGCACTGCCATCGGAACCATCTTTTCAAATAGATCTaagcacaaacaaaacaatacagaCATTAAGTAATGCAATCCATTGCATGTAATGCGATCTTTACATCTGTAAGTGAGAAATATCTgccaaatgtcaaaacaattgtAACTGCCAATAATGAGAAAAAAGTAAAAGGTCAACAGAGTGTGTCGTCATTCTGACCTGTGAATTTCTGGCTGAGCGGTGCCTGAACTGCAGTTGCTTTGACAAGAGATGCCTTGCCAATGTGTTCCAGGTCTTTTACCTCTGGCACACGGTCATGGTATATGAAGTCATTGTCTTTCTTTGCAGCTGTGAGGGCACGGTTGATCTTATCGGACAGATCCTTTACATTCACATACTCATCGTATCGGGATGCCGCTGTCTTCACCAGCTCTGTGGCATGCTGCAAGCCAAGCATGAGAAATGCAAACATCGTCAAAATGTCAACAACATCCCACTAATGAAGCAAAATAAAACAAGCAGGCATCCAACCAAAAATAAAGTCtgtcacacacagacaaacacacctGTAGCCGAGCAATCTCCTCTCCAAATTTTTTCTTCTGATTGGCCAAGGCTGACTGGTACATCTCTGCGGTAGCCTGCATCATACAGTGCTTGGCAGCGAGGACAGGAAGCACTTCCTGGAAATAAAAATACTGACCAGGGAAAGGCAACCACAGCAATCACAAACACAATGGCAACCACGAAACAACACCACGGGCAACCACAAACGAGCACAGCACAGGGTGCAGGAAGAGAAAACAGAACAGCAAATCAGCACGCATCCTTCAGCAAACCCCAACCAAACCTTCACACAACGTTCATGCAGCGTTCACTCACAGATCAGTGGGAGAAGAAACAAAGGTTGGAGGGCCGAAGACTTGAAAATGAGTATGAGGTGATGACAAGCAGTCATACGAGAATCAATGGTCCGTTTACACCTAGTAATAACATAAATTCTCGGCAGTCTGTTTAAAACTGGATGAAGGTGTAAAATGGGTCCAAAATAGggatgggtattgatacagatttcctgatttgattcaGATTCAGAAGCTCTTGATTAGAATCCAATTCAATAAAGATTcatacatatgaaataaattcttAACAGGtacattaagaaaatattaattgtaatttttcatcaaTTTGATCACATTTTGGGATATGTGATTGCTGTCATATTTCTGAAATTTCTAAAATACACAtctttattaaactaaaaatggATGAAGACATGTCTAATGGGGGAAATTAAATAACAAGTACATTGAGTGTCTTGTTCATCatgtttatattcatttaaagtaacagaatttaaattgcaTCCAATTTATTAGCAACAAAGCACATGAACGTGAATCATGCAATAACTGCCTTTGATCTCATAGTGGCTGATCCACTATTTCACTCCTCCCCTGACTGCACCAGCCTGCTCTCGTCTACTTTCAAAGCAAGGCGTTTGGCATCTTAAATGAGCCTAATAACTGTGATCGCGAGCCTGCAAAGACATTAATTATATTTCATCACAAGCGGTTCACTTCCGTGATTTAGtatgattgcgttcatatcagcagtgaACCATAGCAGAGTTCACAAAAACTGTACCTCAGACCATCTTTAGAAGTGGACCCAGGTGCTATTCACAGGTGCGCACACAAGTTCAGAAAACAGCGTAAAAATTATCTAAACGAACCGAGCTTTTACATCATTCGACCCCTgttgcgcaccaaaagtgctaatGTGAAATCCCTCAGAGATATTATTCAAAGACAAATGGGtcacgtggatctcgtctttggacacacacatTACAATAAACAACTTTAACTCTCAACACCCATTAAAAGAACCTTGCTGATGTATACTCCACAATTAGTGGTGAGTGAAATTTACCATTgccaattatatacatttttagtcgcatagaaccaaaatttggttgcaaatgcattCCTTTCGGTGCATAGAGAGTTGcacagagtaaaagatcgatcttgggatttaagaatcgatatcgagatcattcaaatgaagaccgcgatgcatttgaaaaaatatttatttacccaCCACTAGTTCAAAACCTCCACTTCAGACATTTCTACTTCATTGACTATTTGATTACATTCGTATGTGAATACATGAGACATACAAACTTAACAGAACGTCTTCAGTGTGCCTGATttcaacatgcagggacacagatgagaagcacacataTCTGAAGCTCATTTAATACAGAAATATGGAGATCTTAACTGagaattctgcttgaaatgtcaagtttgtgCTTTGATTCTAATTTATGCATAAGAAGCAATGCACcaattttttcatgcattttctttGACACTTTCTTTGGTGGCTTTTCGTCATGCAGTGATTCACtgacacaagtggtcacaggagacacatttaagatggatcttaataccaggtgtaaaccgGGCCAATGAAATGAACACtgcacatatacagacacacccACAGTGACTGCTGCATGCAGTATGTGTGGATCTTTGAGAATGTTTAACTGTCTCTAGTGACCCCTAGTGGATTACTTTCCCCAAATTACAAACTGATATATGTCTGATGTGTATTGGCAGCTGCACATACCTTAGGCAGATTCTCTTTGTACTGACACTGCTTAAAAGCATCACCATAGTAATCAGCAGCCTGATTGGCAAGTTTAGCAATGATGGCGTCCTTCATCTTATCTGTTAATTAAAATTTGACCCCACAATTAAaatagtcaataaaaaaaaacgacAACAACgcaaatacataaacatacacacacacacacacctgcggTGGCCTTGAGAACAAAGACCTCTTGTGCCTGGCTGAGCATGATCTGACTGAGCGTGCCCACGGTCTCGGGGGAGATGTCCATCGTGGGCTCTCGATTTAGTGCAGATAGCACTGTATTCTTTATATGAGCAAATGCACCACTCGCCAgctagagagagacagaaaacacTTGGTATCTAACATGTTTCTCTCTTTCAAATAGCTGTGTTGTTGAAATAAAAGATTTAAAAGTGTGGGGATGAAACATTCATCATTTGACCTCAAgattttctttcatggaacacaaaagatgatgttaggcagaatattagcctcagtcaccattcactttatttacatcttttttccataaattGTGACTAAAggccgatttatacttctgcgtggAACCTATGCCATAGCCTGATGtgcacctcttcaaaaatgtaactgcaCCAAAACAGCTGTGATTGGTGCACTTTGTAACCAGAGACCCCCAGGATAATAAAACGATATCGGAGGTAGCATCGCATTTTACctagattattttaatatctatatTTTATATAACATTGTATTTGGACTCTGGACCCTTAAAGCAATTGTCTCAATTGGGAGCATCTTCtgattttatgttctgtttgtattttatgaagttacaagtGAAACGTGTCAATAGATATATGTTTACAGCTTATaaactcaaataattttttctgtcTCAGGATATTAATTTGATATGCGAGTTAAATAATGCATGTTGTATTCTACTCACAAACTTTCCTATCTGCACACTGGTTTGATCATATGCTTGACAGTACTGTGTACAGgaaataatcatatttaaaaagttatggaaatggaacacttctaatttgtcagcaaaatAAAAAGCATGTGGTAACAGATGTTATATTGCCTATATGCACCAAATTATTATTCACCAAGTGAGGTatagttattaattaatttgataaaatcttTTTCAGCACCAAAAGtatgccaaaatatttatttactattatttaagtgactcaagagcaagcatacagtatttttctcttttatttgcTCCCTACAATAAATGCAACATGTGTAATAAATATGTAGCCTATctacattttaacatgtacacaTACTTTGAACtagtttttaatgctacaataatttaataaacacttttgAATCCACGAATTAcactgcttttgtttatttatgaatgtataattAGCATTTTGGCTGTAATTGCAGAACGATGAAGACAATGCTGAACAATAAATGCAAACCAATGAACTGGCCATTATGCAGAGCCTACGCTGAAGATTCGACGCAGAGATACATTTCAGCCtttaggctaacattctgcctaacatctacttttgtgttgcatggaagggagtgagtcatataggtttggaacaacatgagggtgagtaaatggtggcagcattttttatttttgcgcAAACTATCCCTCAAAGGTCAAACTTCAACCTGGTAGAACTTGGCAGCAGACTTCAGTCCTTCGTCATCGTCGAGATTCTGCTCAGAAGCAATCTGACTGGCCAGTGCCCCCACATTAAACAAAACGCACGTCTTCTCATAGCCCACACTTGCCAaggctgaaacacacacaaataatgttaCAGTCTTTATATTACAGTATTACTGCAGCACTGCAGATAACAATTATGCTCCAACAGAACTGTCATTTGACACCTACACGTAATATGGAGCTTCAAAAAGAAACTTGTCTAATAATTTCAGATAGTAAAAGTAGTTAATAGTAACTAACACAATATACACGCTTTCTTGTAAGCGGTTATGCAAGAAAGTATTTGCCAAGAACATACATGTTATTCACAAGTGCAGACCCTTATGAATGCATTTATCCATATAAAATGCCTTTGCCCtaaccaaaaacaaaactaaaaaaactaGTTTTATTTGGAGCTCATTATGATTTGCTATTCTTGTCCCTAAATATGGCTTGTGTCCCTCAAATAAGTCGTTAGACATTTTCGCTAGGCAAAACTGATGTCTGATCACTTatcgtgtttgtttgtttgcacatGTGCCAATctttaaaacagatttttgatacgTTTTGAAGCTTTTCTTGCATTTGTTTATAACTCACCAAGCTTGACTGAGCCTCCAAAAAGTGATCCTTTATCAAAGGCATCTTTCCATGTGAATGTCAGGCATAgctgcaaaaacaaacaataataaaaaaaaaacattacaaaatagattaaaacaatagttcacccaaaaatgaaaatttgctgataatttactcaggcCATCCAAGGTGTatcagagtttctttcttcatcaaaacagaatttaagacttctaggatttcatttcaggcctcctcctccaaacaatgcaagtgaatgtactccattatttgacagtccaaaatgcatatttagggtgcatcaaaataatccacatgactccagtcgacaaataaagttcttctgaacccaaactattgattattttgataaacaaaacaatacttatatactttttaactacaaatgttcacttccggaCGTCTCTGTCACTCTGTGACACGAGCTCTTGAGAGGATGACATAAGCTAATTAgtaaggtcacgcgtcacgtggaggagTCAGCAAGCACATTGTTGTTTACAATAGAAACTTACACAGCCCACAGA contains:
- the LOC127619727 gene encoding programmed cell death 6-interacting protein-like isoform X1; this encodes MATFISVPLKKSSEVDLVKPLSKFVTATYPPGEEQAEYLRAVEELNKLRKSVLGRPLDKHESSLEILLRYYDQLCAIESKFPFPELCLTFTWKDAFDKGSLFGGSVKLALASVGYEKTCVLFNVGALASQIASEQNLDDDEGLKSAAKFYQLASGAFAHIKNTVLSALNREPTMDISPETVGTLSQIMLSQAQEVFVLKATADKMKDAIIAKLANQAADYYGDAFKQCQYKENLPKEVLPVLAAKHCMMQATAEMYQSALANQKKKFGEEIARLQHATELVKTAASRYDEYVNVKDLSDKINRALTAAKKDNDFIYHDRVPEVKDLEHIGKASLVKATAVQAPLSQKFTDLFEKMVPMAVQQSVSAANSKKADTVNRLVGSLREATNLCNGVLASLNLPAALEDLSGDSVPQSILEKSRAVIQQGGLQSIEQLIKDLPELLQRNREILDESLKILNDEETTDNELRAKFNQRWARTPSGDLYKSLRAEGNNFRSILDKAVQADQVVKERYNSHCEMIVLLCKPENELSSAIPSANPAKTLQGSEVVNVLRAQLAQLDEVKRERDVLEGEIKSVTFDMTTKFLTALAQDGAINEEALTSGELDTRYGAHTQHVQQNLRRQEELLSQIQVSHQEFSALKQSNSEANNREEVLKKLASAHDSYIEISSNIKEGTKFYNDLTEILLKFQNKCSDIVFARKTERDELLKDLQQSIAREPSAPSFNVPSYQSNTPAPVPAAGGPTPAPRTVFQQQQPQAKPQPPARPPPPNIPTQAASASVPVSNPVPPSSANHPPVAPTSGPSQAQGPPYPSYQGYPGYYQMPMAYNPYAYGQFNMPCLPYQAQGQVGYPGVPPAQQPYPYPQQQQPPPQQQQPYYPQQ
- the LOC127619727 gene encoding programmed cell death 6-interacting protein-like isoform X2 — its product is MATFISVPLKKSSEVDLVKPLSKFVTATYPPGEEQAEYLRAVEELNKLRKSVLGRPLDKHESSLEILLRYYDQLCAIESKFPFPELCLTFTWKDAFDKGSLFGGSVKLALASVGYEKTCVLFNVGALASQIASEQNLDDDEGLKSAAKFYQLASGAFAHIKNTVLSALNREPTMDISPETVGTLSQIMLSQAQEVFVLKATADKMKDAIIAKLANQAADYYGDAFKQCQYKENLPKEVLPVLAAKHCMMQATAEMYQSALANQKKKFGEEIARLQHATELVKTAASRYDEYVNVKDLSDKINRALTAAKKDNDFIYHDRVPEVKDLEHIGKASLVKATAVQAPLSQKFTDLFEKMVPMAVQQSVSAANSKKADTVNRLVGSLREATNLCNGVLASLNLPAALEDLSGDSVPQSILEKSRAVIQQGGLQSIEQLIKDLPELLQRNREILDESLKILNDEETTDNELRAKFNQRWARTPSGDLYKSLRAEGNNFRSILDKAVQADQVVKERYNSHCEMIVLLCKPENELSSAIPSANPAKTLQGSEVVNVLRAQLAQLDEVKRERDVLEGEIKSVTFDMTTKFLTALAQDGAINEEALTSGELDTRYGAHTQHVQQNLRRQEELLSQIQVSHQEFSALKQSNSEANNREEVLKKLASAHDSYIEISSNIKEGTKFYNDLTEILLKFQNKCSDIVFARKTERDELLKDLQQSIAREPSAPSFNVPSYQSNTPAPVPAAGGPTPAPRTVFQQQPQAKPQPPARPPPPNIPTQAASASVPVSNPVPPSSANHPPVAPTSGPSQAQGPPYPSYQGYPGYYQMPMAYNPYAYGQFNMPCLPYQAQGQVGYPGVPPAQQPYPYPQQQQPPPQQQQPYYPQQ